The following are encoded in a window of Candidatus Deferrimicrobium sp. genomic DNA:
- the murA gene encoding UDP-N-acetylglucosamine 1-carboxyvinyltransferase — protein sequence SLPGGCAIGARPIDQHLRGLQLMGARTSLSEGYIEASADRLSGANVTFDMKTVTGTENLMMAASLAEGTTVLSNAALEPEVSDLARLLRAMGADIEGEGTDEIVVRGVRSLHGARHEVMADRIEAATLLLAGAITGGDVTVLGADASSMNAVVEKLRRSGADVDLVPGGVRVRREGPIRSVNVKTAPYPGFPTDMQAQFMAYMCLGDGFSIISETIFENRFMHVAELRRMGARIDVSGNTAAVKGVPALSGAPLMATDLRASASLVLAGLAASGTTEVLRIYHLDRGYEALEHRLTSLGADIARVKE from the coding sequence TCCCTTCCCGGCGGGTGCGCGATCGGCGCCCGCCCGATCGACCAGCACCTGCGGGGTCTGCAGCTCATGGGGGCGAGGACCTCCCTCTCCGAGGGGTACATCGAGGCGTCGGCGGATCGCCTGTCGGGCGCTAACGTCACCTTCGACATGAAGACCGTCACCGGGACGGAGAACCTGATGATGGCCGCCTCCCTCGCCGAAGGGACGACCGTTCTTTCGAACGCGGCGCTGGAGCCCGAGGTATCCGACCTCGCGCGGCTGTTACGCGCCATGGGGGCCGATATCGAGGGGGAAGGCACCGACGAGATCGTGGTCCGTGGGGTCCGCTCCCTCCACGGGGCTCGCCACGAGGTGATGGCGGACCGGATCGAGGCGGCGACGCTGCTCCTGGCCGGCGCGATCACGGGCGGAGACGTGACGGTGCTGGGTGCGGACGCCTCGTCGATGAACGCCGTCGTCGAAAAGCTCCGGAGAAGCGGGGCCGATGTGGACCTCGTTCCGGGAGGGGTGCGTGTCCGCAGGGAAGGGCCGATCCGCTCCGTGAACGTAAAGACCGCTCCGTACCCCGGGTTTCCCACGGACATGCAGGCGCAGTTCATGGCATACATGTGCCTGGGCGACGGGTTCAGCATCATTTCCGAGACGATCTTCGAGAACCGGTTCATGCACGTCGCCGAACTTCGGCGGATGGGGGCGAGGATCGACGTTTCGGGCAACACCGCCGCGGTGAAGGGGGTCCCGGCGCTTTCCGGGGCGCCGCTCATGGCGACCGACCTTCGCGCCTCGGCTTCGCTGGTGCTGGCGGGACTGGCCGCGTCGGGGACGACCGAGGTGCTCCGGATCTACCATCTCGACCGCGGGTACGAGGCGCTGGAACACAGGCTCACCTCCCTGGGCGCCGATATCGCCCGGGTGAAGGAGTAG